One stretch of Clupea harengus chromosome 2, Ch_v2.0.2, whole genome shotgun sequence DNA includes these proteins:
- the lypd6 gene encoding ly6/PLAUR domain-containing protein 6 produces the protein MEPWPAVAWVIITMVIADWMETAHTRDFTENDIIYLHPSTTPYPGGFKCFTCEEAQDNYECNRWAPDLYCPKDARYCYTQHEINLDGNTVSVTKRCVALNDCLSTGCADTDHEGHRVCTACCEGNICNLPLPRNESDAIFATTSPLSSAPRPPASHSLLTLTLTLTLTLLFFRQV, from the exons ATGGAACCCTGGCCTGCGGTGGCCTGGGTGATAATAACGATGGTCATCGCTGACTGGATGGAAACTGCACATACGAGGGACTTCACAGAAAATGACATCATCTACCTTCACCCCTCAA CCACTCCATACCCAGGCGGATTCAAGTGCTTTACTTGTGAGGAGGCGCAAGACAACTATGAGTGCAACCGTTGGGCACCAGACCTATATTGCCCAAAAG ATGCAAGGTATTGCTACACCCAGCACGAGATAAATCTGGACGGCAACACTGTGTCTGTAACAAAGCGTTGTGTGGCCCTCAATGACTGTCTTTCTACTGGATGCGCTGACACTGACCATGAAGGACACAGG GTGTGTACAGCTTGCTGTGAAGGGAACATCTGCAACCTGCCGCTTCCTCGAAATGAGTCAGACGCCATCTTTGCCACAACGTCTCCCCTCAGCAGTGCCCCGCGTCCGCCTGCGAGCCACTCGcttctcaccctcaccctcacactcaccctcactttGCTCTTCTTCAGGCAGGTTTGA